One window from the genome of Eucalyptus grandis isolate ANBG69807.140 chromosome 7, ASM1654582v1, whole genome shotgun sequence encodes:
- the LOC104453144 gene encoding reticulon-like protein B11 translates to MGDSHQPPRLSVHRALGGGFVADLLLWKNWTGGATLLAGATALWFVFERAGYNVLSFAANVLLLLFAILFLWAKSASLLNRPLPPLPDLKVSEESVVEIADVMQEWVNYTLSIACDITVGRNLKLFLQVSLGLWLISYIGSLFNFITLVYIGVILSLTVPLLYDKYQEIIDEKWCRAHKAIQVLLMRIDNSVLKKIPLAS, encoded by the exons ATGGGAGACTCTCATCAACCTCCTCGTCTTTCTGTCCATCGAGCCCTTGGTGGTGGCTTCg TTGCTGATTTGCTTCTGTGGAAGAATTGGACCGGAGGGGCTACGTTGCTGGCCGGCGCCACCGCGCTTTGGTTCGTCTTTGAGAGAGCCGGTTACAATGTCCTCTCGTTTGCGGCCAATGTGCTGTTGCTTCTCTTTGCAATCCTCTTCCTGTGGGCTAAATCTGCGTCTCTTCTTAATCG ACCACTGCCTCCCCTTCCTGACTTGAAGGTTTCTGAAGAATCCGTTGttgaaattgctgatgtgatgCAAGAGTGGGTGAACTACACGTTGTCTATTGCATGTGACATAACAGTTGGTCGAAACTTGAAACTCTTCCTTCAG GTAAGTCTTGGCTTATGGTTGATCTCTTACATCGGCAGTCTCTTCAACTTCATTACTTTAGTTTATATTG GGGTCATTCTTTCTCTGACAGTTCCCCTTTTGTATGACAAATACCaagaaattattgatgaaaaatGGTGTAGAGCTCATAAAGCTATTCAAGTACTGTTAATGCGGATTGATAACAGTGTCTTGAAGAAGATTCCCCTGGCTTcttaa